TTAGGAGCAAGCGCAGCTTGATTAGCATGGTAGCCACTACAGAAAATACCGCGTTTTTCAGCAGTTTCCATCACTACTTTAGGACTATCTACATGACAGGTAATAACGTCAATACTTTGATCTGCCATACTGTTGGCTGCTTCAGCTTCTTTAACTGGTAATGCCCAGTCGCCTGTAAAAATCACTTGTGTTGTAATTTCAGGTTTAACACTACGCGCGCCCAACGTGAAGCTATTGATGTTACGCAATACCTGTGGAATCGGTTTAGCAGCAATAAAGCCTAATTTACCTGTTTTAGACGTTTGACCAGCAACAACGCCAGCTACATACTGTGCTTCATCGATGTAACCGAAGTAACTACCAACGTTTTGCGGATGTACGCCTTCTTGGTAAAGTCCACCGCAGTGAAAAAACTGAACTTCAGGATATTCTTGGGCAATTTTGAGGATATGCGGATCGTAATAGCCAAAAGAAGTAGGAAACAAGATAGTCGCGCCATCTTCTTCAATCATATTCCGCATCGTTTCTTCGACTGCGGTTGTTTCAGGAACGTTCGCTTCTTCAACAATTCTGACACCTGGGAGTTTAGCAATTCCTGCTGCGCCTTCTGCATGAGCTTGATTGTAACCGTAGTCATCTTTAGGACCAACGTAAATAAAACCAATCACAAGCGGATTATCTCCACCACCCGCAGTAGTCGCTTGCGTTTCTTGAGTGGAAGCACATCCACCTAACTTGGCGGTTACTCCAAATGCAGTCGTTGCTAAAAGCCCACGAACAACTTGACGACGAGATAAATAGATTCTTTTACTCACTCTAACTCTCCTTAACACAAGGATCGTTGCGGAAAATTGCTTTCTTTGTTAAGTGAGCTTATCAGTCTTATTCAATAATAAAAATGCAAAAAAGTTCGCTAAAGGTGCGCTAAAAGTGCGAGGAATGTTGCCCAAGTAACAAAGAGCAAGTCAAGAAAACTCTAAAATCTGCATTGATGAAGCTGCTGTAAGAATTACCAGGGATAGATACTAGCAATTTATAGGTGTGAGCAAGGTGCAAATTACACAACTGTTCATTTAGATGCTTCAGCTTAGCTAGAAACACTATATCTACATATTGCTCAAATTAAAACTGCATTAAAAACTACCTTTTGCTTTGTGTCCTCAGTGTCTACCCTGCGGGAAGGCTACGCCAATGTGGTTCGTTGTTTCATAATTTTGCGTAATGAATAGTGAAGAAGCACTAGCAATTGTCCAAACTTTAGCTGAAGAACCTTTAAGTAAGCTGCAAGCTTCTGTATTTTGTTATGCATGGGAAGAACAGCCGTACCAAGAAATTGCCAAACAACTTGGTTATGAAGTTGGTTATCTCAAGCAAACCGGTTCGCAGTTATGGCAAGTTCTCAGTCGCGCTTTTGGGGAAAAAGTTTCTAAAAGTAACGTGCAGTTAGTTCTTAAGCGCAAAGCCAGAGAGTTGACTGATGAATGCGTAGGCAATTCCGTTCAAAGTCTTAAGTACGACGATTGGGGTAACGCTCCTGATGTATCAGTTTTTTATGGTAGAAGTGCAGAATTAGCAACACTCGAACAATGGATTATTCGCGATCGCTGTCGTTGGGTTGGCTTGTATGGAATGGGTGGAATTGGTAAAACCTGTCTCGCAGTCAAGTTAGCGCGCGAAATTCAAAGTAATTTCGAGTACATCATTTGGCGCAGTTTGCGGAATGCACCACCGATTTTAGACTTATTGGCAGATTTAATCCAATTTCTGTCACAGCAACGCGAAACGGATTTACCAAATACGCTTGATGGTTGCATTTTACAGTTATTGCAATACTTACGCGCGCATCGCTGTTTATTGATTCTCGATAATGGCGAGACAATCCTACGATCGCCTTCTACTGACGAAGGGTACACTCAGTTATTCAAATCTATTGCCCAAACTCATCATCAAAGTACACTAGTCCTCACAAGTCGCGAAAAGCCTAACTCAATTGCGCTGGAAGAAGGAGAAAATTTACCCGTGCGATCGCTACGACTTTCAGGTTTAAATGAAAGTGCGATCAAAAAAATCTTTGAAACCAAAGGATCTTTCACCGCGTCCCATCCCGAATGGAAACTATTAGTTCATCATTATGCAGGTAATCCTTTAGCTTTAAAAATTGTTGCTGCGGGTATTCAGAACTTTTTTGATTGTAGTATCAGTAACTTTTTAGAAGTTCTACCGCAAGCTGCTATCGTTTTTGGTGACATCCGAGATTTACTAGCAAGTCAAATTCATTACCTACCAGAATTAGAATTACAGATTTTGTACTGGTTAGCAATTAATCGAGAGCCTGTCACTTTATCTGAACTCAAAACAGATATTATTCCACAGATAACTTTAGGTGAATTATTAGATGCGATCGCGGCTTTAGAAAGAAAATGCCTAATTGATAAAATTGCACCTACGCCAATTGAAAACAGTAGGTTTACATTGCAACCTGTCGTTATGGAGTATATCGGTGATCGTTTCATCCATCAAATTTGTGAAGAAATTACGCATAAAAATCTACACCTTTTTAATTCGCACACGCTGATTAAAGCAACTGCTAAAGATTATATTCGGGAAACACAAAAGTGCCTGATACTTCAACCGATTATAGACAAATTAATTAATAATAGTAGTAAAGCAAAATTAGAAACAAAATTTCAACAAATTCTCTGCGAGTTGCGCGAGACTCAACAAGTAACTGGGTATGCAGGTGGAAATATACTCAATATACTTTGCTATTTACAAACCGATCTGAGCGGTTGGGATTTTTCGCAAATTAGTATTTGGCAAGCATACTTGTGTTGCAGCAATTTACAACAAGTTAATTTCACCTCAGCAAACTTTGCTAAATCTGTTTTTACTGATACTTTTAGTCAAGTTTTATCGGTTGCTTTTAGTCCTGATGGTAAGTTACTTGCAACAGGCGATGTCAACCATGAAATTCATGTCTGGCAAGTCACTGACGGAAAACAAGTACTTACTTGTAAAGTCGATGCAGGTTGGTTGTGGTGTGTTGCTTTTAGTCCTAATGGTCGCCACTTAGCAAGTAGCGCCAACTGTACCGTAAATTTGTGGGATGTCCAGACAGGAGAATGCATTAAATCATTTCCAGGGTACACTGACCGTGTATTTTCTGTGGCGTTTAGTCCTGATGGTCGAATGCTAGCAAGTGGTAGTGAAGATCGCTTAGTACGAGTTTGGGATATTAAAACGGGTGAATTGTTGCATACTTTTGCTGGACATACGGATGAAGTGCGTTCAGTTGCTTTTGCACCGCAACACTATGCACATAGCCGTCACGGAGGATTGCTAGCAAGTGGTAGTTTTGACGGTACTGTGCGCGTTTGGAATATAGATACAGGCGAGTGTTTGAAACTTGCGGAACATCAACAAAAAGTGTGGTCTATAGCGTTTAGTCCTGATGGCAGTATCATTGCGAGTGGCAGTAGCGATCGCACAATCAAACTTTGGGATATTCGCACAGGGACAAGTATTAAAACTATGACTGCACACTCGCAGCAAATTCGCACCGTTGCGTTTAGCAGTGATGGGCGAACGCTAGCAAGCGGTAGTGACGATCAATCGGTCAGGATCTGGAATTATCATACAGGTGAGGTTTTACGAGTTCTTAAAGGACATACGAGTTGGATATCGACAGTTGCATTTAGTCCCAATAACTACTTATTGGCTAGTAGCAGTGAAGATCGATCCGTGCGTTTGTGGGATAGCCGCAATAACTTTTGTCTGAAGACTTTGCAAGGGCATAGTAATGGTGTTTGGTGCGTTGCTTTTAGTCCCGATGGTACGCAGCTTGCGAGTGGTTCTCAGGATCGCTTGATCCGCTTGTGGGATACAACAACAGGTAAGCATTTGGGTAGCTTACAAGGACATACTAGCTGGATTTGGTCGGTAGCTTTCCATCCTGAGGGCAATATCTTAGCAAGTGGTAGCGAAGACCGCACAATTAGATTATGGGATACTCAGACACGACAACATTTAACAACGCTCAAAGGGCACGCTGATGCAGTGTTTGCTGTGATATTTAGCCCTGATGGTAAAACACTGTTTAGCGGTAGTCTCGACGGAACAATTAGACTTTGGAACATACAACAACAAACGTGTCATCCTTGGCAAGGACATCGCGGCGGTGTTTGGTCAATTGCTTTAAGCGTAGATGGAACGCTACTAGCAAGTGGTAGTCAAGATCAAACGATTAAACTTTGGGATGTTCAAACAGGTTGCTGCATTAAGACGCTATCCGGACATACGAGTTGGATTCGTGCATGTGCTATCAGTCGCGATCGCCTATATCTTGTCAGCGGTAGTGCTGACGGCGTGATTAAAGTTTGGCAAATTGAAACAGGGCAATGCATCCAAACGCTACAGGCGCATCAGGGTCCAGTATTATCAATTGTTTTTGATCCTAGTGGCAAGAACTTTGCAACGTGTGGCACTGATGCAGTGATAAAACTTTGGCAATGGCAGCCGACTTGTACAATTTCAAAGACTCTACACGGACATAGTAAATGGGTCAGGTTCCTAGCTTACAACTCCGAGGGACTTCTTGCAAGTTGTAGTCAAGACGAAACAATCAAACTTTGGAATTTTAACGGTAATCGCCATCTCACTCACAAAACACTACAAGTTCCTAGACCTTACGAGGGCAT
This sequence is a window from Chroogloeocystis siderophila 5.2 s.c.1. Protein-coding genes within it:
- a CDS encoding NB-ARC domain-containing protein, which produces MNSEEALAIVQTLAEEPLSKLQASVFCYAWEEQPYQEIAKQLGYEVGYLKQTGSQLWQVLSRAFGEKVSKSNVQLVLKRKARELTDECVGNSVQSLKYDDWGNAPDVSVFYGRSAELATLEQWIIRDRCRWVGLYGMGGIGKTCLAVKLAREIQSNFEYIIWRSLRNAPPILDLLADLIQFLSQQRETDLPNTLDGCILQLLQYLRAHRCLLILDNGETILRSPSTDEGYTQLFKSIAQTHHQSTLVLTSREKPNSIALEEGENLPVRSLRLSGLNESAIKKIFETKGSFTASHPEWKLLVHHYAGNPLALKIVAAGIQNFFDCSISNFLEVLPQAAIVFGDIRDLLASQIHYLPELELQILYWLAINREPVTLSELKTDIIPQITLGELLDAIAALERKCLIDKIAPTPIENSRFTLQPVVMEYIGDRFIHQICEEITHKNLHLFNSHTLIKATAKDYIRETQKCLILQPIIDKLINNSSKAKLETKFQQILCELRETQQVTGYAGGNILNILCYLQTDLSGWDFSQISIWQAYLCCSNLQQVNFTSANFAKSVFTDTFSQVLSVAFSPDGKLLATGDVNHEIHVWQVTDGKQVLTCKVDAGWLWCVAFSPNGRHLASSANCTVNLWDVQTGECIKSFPGYTDRVFSVAFSPDGRMLASGSEDRLVRVWDIKTGELLHTFAGHTDEVRSVAFAPQHYAHSRHGGLLASGSFDGTVRVWNIDTGECLKLAEHQQKVWSIAFSPDGSIIASGSSDRTIKLWDIRTGTSIKTMTAHSQQIRTVAFSSDGRTLASGSDDQSVRIWNYHTGEVLRVLKGHTSWISTVAFSPNNYLLASSSEDRSVRLWDSRNNFCLKTLQGHSNGVWCVAFSPDGTQLASGSQDRLIRLWDTTTGKHLGSLQGHTSWIWSVAFHPEGNILASGSEDRTIRLWDTQTRQHLTTLKGHADAVFAVIFSPDGKTLFSGSLDGTIRLWNIQQQTCHPWQGHRGGVWSIALSVDGTLLASGSQDQTIKLWDVQTGCCIKTLSGHTSWIRACAISRDRLYLVSGSADGVIKVWQIETGQCIQTLQAHQGPVLSIVFDPSGKNFATCGTDAVIKLWQWQPTCTISKTLHGHSKWVRFLAYNSEGLLASCSQDETIKLWNFNGNRHLTHKTLQVPRPYEGMNITDAQGLTAATTTTLKILGAIDSNNIAASNFC
- a CDS encoding BMP family ABC transporter substrate-binding protein is translated as MSKRIYLSRRQVVRGLLATTAFGVTAKLGGCASTQETQATTAGGGDNPLVIGFIYVGPKDDYGYNQAHAEGAAGIAKLPGVRIVEEANVPETTAVEETMRNMIEEDGATILFPTSFGYYDPHILKIAQEYPEVQFFHCGGLYQEGVHPQNVGSYFGYIDEAQYVAGVVAGQTSKTGKLGFIAAKPIPQVLRNINSFTLGARSVKPEITTQVIFTGDWALPVKEAEAANSMADQSIDVITCHVDSPKVVMETAEKRGIFCSGYHANQAALAPKGYLTGAEWDWTQVYTNYVEMIRAGQTLMNGGIPHLVRGGLKDGFLKLSPYGTAVSADARQTADAAKAKFMDGSMIVYRGELKDNTGKVVIPAGKDFQQQDQELEKMNWLVSGVVGNVSS